CAGCTCATAATTTCAACAGCATGCAAGAGGAGACAGTGTATCAATCAGTTAGACATCTCAAAGCTACAGGCTAGagttaggaaggagaggagacatggacgAGCTACACACAGCTAGCTAGCGAGCATCAACAGCATCAATGCTGCTACAGCAATACAGTGTTAGTTAGTGGACAGCACAGCTAGGggtttgaaggagaggaggagagggaggacgttGTTTTACCTTCAGCTTCGTCTACAGTAATCTTTTTCTGCTTTCTCTTTTCAGTGGGCGGGGCTTTATTTGGCGCCGCCGTCTTGCGGTGGCTGCTGGGTAAGAGGCGGTCGTCACGGGCAGAGGAGGAGGGCTTGTTTCCGTTGCCGAGCACCGCGCTGGGCTTCCCTGACGCCCTCTCATCCCCCTGACAGGTTTAGTGAACAACGAGGGGGGGGGAGGTCAACGAGTTAGGGGGCGTGGgggcagtgatgatgatgatgatgatggagggaggggggaaactagtgtgtgtgtgtgtggacagcttTTGATTTCTCCGTTCAGAGCTTAAAGGTGACAGTTGGACCATGGTCATATCGGTGGCCTATGGGACACAGTTTGGTCAGAGGGCTGTTGAGGAGGTGTCACGGGACACAGGGACTTCTTCAGCTAACAAAACATCTACACACGacgaacacacaacacaacaccagaacacaacacaacaacacaccacaacaccagaacacaccacaacacaacaccataacaccagaacacaacacaacaccagaacacaacaccagaacacaccacaacaccacaacaccataacacaccacaacacaacaccataacaccagaacacaacacacagaacacacacacacaccagaacacaccacaacacagaacacacacataacacaccacaacacaacacaccacaacacacaacaacacaccacaacaccagaacacaccacaacacaacacaacaacacacaacaccagaacacaacaccagaacacaccacaacaccagaacacaccacaacaccagaacacaccacaacaccataacacaacacaacaacacaacacaacgccagcacacaccacaacaccagaACACACaacaccagaacacacacacacaacaccagaacacaacacaacaccagaacacaccaccacaccagaACACACAAaaccagaacacaacacacacaacaccagaacacaccaccacaccagaacacaccacaacaccagaaccacaacacacacaacaccagaacacaccacaacaccagaacacaccacaacaccagaacacaccacaacaccaggacacaccacaacacaacaccagaacacaacacaacaccagaacacaacaccagaacacaacaacaacaacacacaacaccagaacacaacaccagaacacaccacaacacagaacacaccacaacaccagaacacaacacaaacacaccacaacaccagaacacaccacaacacaccacaacacaccacaacaccagaacacaacaccagaacacaccacaacacacacacacaacaccagaacacaacacatcaccagaacacaccacaacaccagaACACACCACCAAatcagaacacaccacaccaccaaaTCAGAACACACCACCAAatcagaacacaccacaccaccaatcagaacacaccacaccaccaaaTCAGAACACACCACcaaatcagaacacaacacaccacaacaccaaaCTAATACTAGCGTCTCTACACCCCTGATAACACAAACGAACAAGCTACACTCTAGAAAGAACCTCCCAAAGAGATCGCCCCCAAACAGTTTCCCCCCCAAGTCCACttccagacagagagggggtggtcggtgagagagagaaccagaggagGTGCTTGGGCCCCCATGAGATGGGGGGGAGGGAGAACCAGAGAGGGGGTGgtcggtgagagagagaaccagaggagGTGTTTGGGCCCCCATGAGATGGGGGGGAGGGAGAACCAGAGAGGGGAGGGTTATGGTGAGAACAGCCTCAGGCCGACGCAAACACactcccttacacacacacacacacacatgcaaacacatttaCGTGAACACAGACAGGAAGAACACACACTGTAGCAGCGTGACATCATTATCAGACAGGAAGTGGATACATTCCGACAGGCCGTGGGTTATAGAACATTCCAGAAccaggaagaagaagagaaggaggaagatgTTCTTACCGTAGCTGATTGGTTCCTAGTCGTAGGGGGCGGGGCATGGGTTTTAGACGGAGCCCCTATCGGTTTGTctgttggaggagagagagataagtgtatggtgtgtgtgtatgtgtgtgtgtatgtatgtgtatgtgtgtgtatgtgtatgtgtgtgtgtgtgtgtgtgtatgtgtgtgtgtgtgtgtgtgtgtgtgtgtgtgtgtatgtgtgcttgtgtgtgtgtatgtgtgtgtgtgtgtgtgtgtgtgtgtgtgtgtatgtgtgtcatatcgtgtgtgtgttgtcagtgtgtatgtgtgtgtgtgtgtatgtgtgtgtgtgtgtgtgaagtatgAAGTGTATGtgtgaagatgtgtgtgtgtgctgtgtgtgtgtgtgtgtatgtgtgtatgtgtgtgtgtatgtgtgtgtgtatgtgtgtgtgtgtgtgtgtgtgtgtgtgtgtgtgtgtgtatgtgtgtgtgtgtgtgtgtgtgtgtgtgtgtgtgtgtgtgtgtgtgtgtgtgtgtgtgctgtgtgtgtgtgtgtgtatgtgtgtgtgtgtgtgtgtgtgtgtgtgtgtgtgtgtgtgtgtgtgtgtgtgtgtgtgtgtgtgtgtgtgtgtgtgtgtgtgtgtgtgtgtgtgtgtgtgtgtgtgtgtgtatgtgtgtgtgtgtgtgtgtgtgtgtgtgtgtgtgtgtatgtgtgtgtgtgtgtgtgtgtgtatgtgtgtgtgtgtgtgtgtgtgtgtgtgtgtgtgtgtgtgtgtgcttgtgtgtgtgtgtgtgtgtgtgtgtgtgtgtgtgtgtgtgtgtgtgtgtgtgtgtgtgtgtgtgtgtgtgtgtgtgtgtgtgtgtgtgtgtgtgtgttgtgtgtgtgtgtgtgtgtgtgtgtgtgtgtgtgtgtgtgtgtgtgtgtgtgtgtgtgtgtgtgtgtgtatgtgtgcttgtgtgtgtgtgtgtgtgtgtgtgtgtgtgtgtgtgtgtgtgttgtgtgtgtgtgtgtatgtgtgtgtgtgtgtgtgtgtgtgtgtgtgtgtgtgtgtgtgtgtgtgtgtgtgtgtgtgtgtgtgtgtgtgtgtgtgtgtgcttgtgtgtgtgtgtatgtgtgtgtgtgtgtgtgtgtgtgtgcttgtgtgtgtgtgtgtatgtgtgtgtgtgcttgtgtgtatgtgtgtatgtgtgtgtgtgtgtgtgtgtgtgtgtgtgtgtgtgtgtgtgtgtgtgtgtgtgtgtgtgtgtgtgtgtgtgtgtgtgtgtgtgtgtgttgtgtgtgtgtgtgtatgtgtgtgtgtgtgcttgtgtgtatgtgtgtgtgtgtgtgtgtgtgtgtgtgtgtgtatgtgtgtgtgtgtgtgtgtgtgtgtgtgtgtgtgtgtgtgtgtgtgtgtgtgtgtgtgtgtgtgtgtgtgtgtgtgtgtgtgtgtgtgtgtgcttgtgtgtgtgtgtgtgtgtgtatgtgtggatgtgtatgtgtgtgtgtgtgtgtgtgcttgtgtgtgtgtgtgtgtgcttgtgtgtatgtgtgtgtgtgcttgtgtgtgtgtatgtgtgtgtgtgtgtgtgctgtgtgtgtgtgtgtgtgtgtgtgtgtgtgtgtgtgtgtgtgtgtgtgtatgtgtgtgtgtgtgtgtgtgtatgtgtgtgtgtgtgtgtgtgtgcttgtgtgtgtgtgtgtgtgtgtgtgtgtgtgtgtgtgtgtgtgtgtgtgtgtgtgtgtgtgtgtgtgtgtgtgtgtgttgtgtgtgtgtgtgtgtgtgtgtgtgtgtgtgtgtgtgttgtgtgtgtgtgtgtgtgtgcttgtgtgtgtgtgtgtgtgtgtatgtgtgtgtgtgtgtgtgtgtgtgtgtgtgtgtatgtgtgtgtgtgtgtgtgtgtgtgtgtgtgtgtgtgtgtgtgtgtgtgtgtgtgtgtgtgtgtgtgtgtgtgtgtgtgtgtgtgtgtgtgtgtgtgtgtgtgtgtgtgtgtgtgtgtgtgtgtgtgtgtgtgtgtatgtgtatgtgtgtgtgttacccttcCCAGGTGTGTGGTCAGCTACATCCAGCACCACTCTCAGTCCATCCAGGTTAGAGATGGGGAGACCCAGGTCAAGAGGCTCCTTCTCCCCActctgtgtacacacacacacacacacacacacacacacacacacacacacaaacgcacagcagaaacacacacacgcacgcacacacacacacacacacacgccacagaTAAGACACATTACAAGTAATTGAATCCAAAATGGACCAGGATGaatgaaacacacgcagacagagtaACTCACGATGCGGGCCACCAGGTCGTTCAGCTGGAGGCCGTACTTGGCCACTACAGGTCTCAGAACCTCCGTCACCGGCTTAGTGGGCTTAGCCTTCAGACCCACTGACCTGTTTATAGGAACCAAGTCCAGtctgaagggaggaagggagggagggggggagagggagggagggagggagggaggggagggagggagggacagagagatatagagggggagggagggggaggtagggggagaggcggagggagggagggagatagagagagggagggagggagggacagagagatatagagggggaggtagggggagaggcggagggagggagggagatagagagaggggagagggagagagggagggggaggggggggacagcgagggagggagggatgggggagagagagagagggcgagagggagggagggagggagaggggggagggaggcagagggagggagagagagagggagagaggggggagggagggggagagagggaggcagagggagggagagagatatggggagagggagagagggagggggagggagggaggaaagaaaaagGTCTCAGTGGTTAATAAGTGAACCAGATCAACACTGAGGTTCATCTGAACCACGTTGGGAATCTTTAGCAAATGTTACCTGAACAGAGTCCGTttctccagtctgaggtcccgagAGCACAGAGTCATACAGTCCTGGTCCAGAACCAGaggctaggagagagagagacccgtcacactgacagaacataacagacccagaggagagagaccagtcacactgacagaacagaaccagagagagagaccagtcacactgacagaacataacagaaccagaggagagagagaccagtcacactgacagaacataacagacccagagagagaccagtcacactaacagaacagaaccagagagagaccagtcacactgacagaacaaaacagacccagagagagaccagtcacactgacagaacagaaccagagagagaccagtcacactgacagaacataacagacccagagagagaccagtcacactaacagaacataacagaaccagagagagagacccgtcACACTGACAGACCATAACagaaccagaggagagagagaccggtcacactaacagaacataacagacccagaggagagagaccagtcacactgacagaacataacagaaccagaggagagaccagtcacactgacagaacataacagacccagagagagaccagtcacactaacagaacataacagacccagagagagaccagtcacactaacagaacataacagacccagagagagaccagtcacactgacagaacataacagaaccagagagagaccagtcacactaacagaacataacagaaccagagagagagacccgtcACACTGACAGACCATAACagaaccagaggagagagagaccggtcacactaacagaacataacagacccagaggagagagaccagtcacactgacagaacataacagaaccagaggagagaccagtcacactgacagaacataacagacccagagagagaccagtcacactaacagaacataacagacccagagagagaccagtcacactaacagaacataacagacccagagagagaccagtcacactgacagaacataacagaaccagagagagaccagtcacactaacagaacataacagacccagagagagaccagtcacactgacagaacataacagacccagagagagaccagtcacactaacagaacataacagacccagagagagaccagtcacactaacagaacataacagacccagagagagaccagtcacactgacagaacataacagaaccagaggagagagaccagtcacactgacagaacagaacagaaccagagagagaccagtcacactgacagaacagaacagaaccagtcacactgacagaacagaacagaaccagagagagaccagtcacactgacagaacataacagaaccagaggagagagaccagtcacactgacagaacataacagaaccagagagagaccagtcacactgacagaacagaacagaaccagaggagagagagaccagtcacactgacagaacataacagaaccagaggagagagaccagtcacactgacagaacagaacagacccagaggagagaccagtcacactgacagaacataacagacccagagagagaccagtcgaactgacagaacataacagacccagagagagaccagtcacactgacagaacataacagacccagagagagaccagtcacactgacagaacataacagaaccagaggagagagaccagtcacactgacagaacagaacagacccagaggagagaccagtcacactgacagaacataacagacccagagagagaccagtcacactgacagaacataacagacccagagagagaccagtggaactgacagaacataacagacccagagagagaccagtcacactaacagaacataacagacccagagagagaccagtcacactgacagaacataacagacccagagagagaccagtggAACTGACAGAACATAACAGAACCAGAGGGGGGGAGAGACCAGTCACactaacagaacataacagacccagagagagaccagtggaactgacagaacataacagaaccagaggagagagaccagtcacactaacagaacataacagacccagagagaccagtggaactgacagaacataacagaaccagaggagagagaccagtcacactgacagaacataacagaaccagagagagagagacccgtcacactgacagaacataacagaccCAGAGGAGAGCGAGACCAGTCACACTGACAgaacagacccagagagagaccagtcacactaacagaacaaaacagacccagagagagaccagtcacactgacagaacataacagacccagaggagagagaccagtcacactgacagaacataacagacccagagagagaccagtcacactaacagaacataacagacccagaggagagagaccagtcatactgacagaacataacagacccagagagagaccagtggaactgacagaacataacagacccagaggagagagaccagtcacactgacagtacataacagaaccagagagagagagacccgtcacactgacagaacataacagacccagaggagagagaccagtcatactgacagaacataacagacccagagagagaccagtggaactgacagaacataacagacccagagagagaccagtcacactaacagaacataacagacccagagagagaccagtcacactgacagaacataacagaaccagaggagagagaccagtcacactaacagaacataacagaaccagagagagaccagtcacactgacagaacataacagaaccagaggagagagacccgtcacactgacagaacataacagaaccagaggagagagagaccagtcacactgacagaacataacagaaccagaggagagagaccagtcacactaacagaacataacagacccagagagagagagagaccagtcacactgacagaacagaacagacccagagagagagagagaccagtcacactgacagaacataacagacccagagagagagagagaccagtcacactgacagaacagaacagacccagagagagagagagaccagtcacactaacagaacataacagacccagagagagaccagtcacactgacagaacataacagaaccagagagagagagaccagtcacactgacagaacataacagacccagacagagagagagaccagtcacactgacagaacataacagaaccagagagagaccagtcacactgacagaacagaacagaaccagaggagagagaccagtcacactgacagaacataacagaaccagagagagaccagtggaactgacagaacataacagacccagagagagaccagtggaactgacagaacataacagacccagaggagagagaccagtcacactgacagtacataacagaaccagagagagagagaccagtcacactgacagaacataacagacccagagagagagagagaccagtcatactgacagaacataacagacccagagagagagagagaccagtcacactgacagaacataacagacccagagagagagagagaccagtcatactgacagaacataacagacccagagagagaccagtcacactgacagaacataacagacccagagagagaccagtcacactgacagaacataacagaaccagagagagaccagtcacactgacagaacataacagacccagagagagagagaccagtcacactgacagaacataacagaaccagaggagagagaccagtcacactgacagaacataaccagagagagagagaccagtcatactgacagaacataacagacccagaggagagagaccagtcacactgacagaacataacagacccagagagagaccagtcacactaacagaacataacagacccagagagagaccagtcacactgacagaacataaccagagagagagagaccagtcatactgacagaacataacagacccagaggagagagaccagtcacactgacagaacataacagacccagagagagaccagtcacactgacagaacataacagaaccagaggagagagaccagtcacactaacagaacagaaccagagagagagagagaccagtgaaactgacagaacataacagacccagagagagagagacccgtcacactgacagaacagaaccagagagagagacccgtcacactgacagaacagaacCAGAGCAGAGAGACCAGTCACactaacagaacataacagaaccagaggagagagaccagtcatactgacagaacataacagacccagagagagaccagtcacactgacagaacagaaccagagagagagacccgtcacactgacagaacagaaccagaggagagagaccagtcatactgacagaacataacagacccagagagagagagacccgtcacactgacagaacagaaacagagagagagacccgtcacactgacagaacagaaccagagagagagacccgtcacactgacagaacagaaccagaggagagagaccagtcatactgacagtacataacataaccagaggagagagaccagtcacactgacagaacagaaacagagagagagaccagtggaACTGGAGAATCACTAGAATCTAAATGACCTGTGACCTCCACTAAACATATACTGTTACTATGGTCACAGCACTGTGTGTTGTGGATATCATACCTTCTCCCCTCCGACTAGGAAGAGGTCGACAGCTGCCACGTTGATACAGAGTTTCTCACAGAGACCCACCAGCAGCTCTCTGATGGAGAACCCAGCTCTGACCGGCACAGAGCAACATGTCCCATCTGGGAGGTTGATGTTACACTGTCTCAGGGTTACAGAGTCACcgcctcgctctctgtctctctccatagaaCCACCCtgtagaggggggagacagagagagagagagagagagagagagagagagagagagagagagagagagagagagagtcagtttatatatttatatattattatctacctcacttgctttggcaatgctaacacatgtttcccatgccaataaagcccttgaattgaattgagagagagagagacagagagagagagagggatagaaagagagagacagacagacagacagacagacagacagacagacagacagacagacagacagacagacagacagagacagagagagagagagagtgacagagagagagtgacagagagagagagagagagagagagacagagagagagagacagagagagagacagagacagagagagtttcatgcacacacacacttgacacacacacacactagacacacaccaggacacacacacacaccaggacacacac
The genomic region above belongs to Oncorhynchus nerka isolate Pitt River linkage group LG18, Oner_Uvic_2.0, whole genome shotgun sequence and contains:
- the LOC135561723 gene encoding regulator of G-protein signaling 12-like, with the protein product MFKEQQLQIFNLMKFDSYTRFLKSLLYQECMLAEVEGRPLPDPYHIPSSPTSKHSTGSDRSTPKKEDKKTKSGRSLNEERERDECGGDKKKGMFFSWSRNRSFGKGPKKRDLADINYNFSGSNGRRESQGSLSSGASLELGTSGSGKNEGGSMERDRERGGDSVTLRQCNINLPDGTCCSVPVRAGFSIRELLVGLCEKLCINVAAVDLFLVGGEKPLVLDQDCMTLCSRDLRLEKRTLFRLDLVPINRSVGLKAKPTKPVTEVLRPVVAKYGLQLNDLVARISGEKEPLDLGLPISNLDGLRVVLDVADHTPGKDKPIGAPSKTHAPPPTTRNQSATGDERASGKPSAVLGNGNKPSSSARDDRLLPSSHRKTAAPNKAPPTEKRKQKKITVDEAEGKTTSSLSSSPSNP